Proteins encoded by one window of Agelaius phoeniceus isolate bAgePho1 chromosome 3, bAgePho1.hap1, whole genome shotgun sequence:
- the LOC129117855 gene encoding pantetheinase-like — protein MLPSQALLPAVVFALAALQALASDTFMAAVYEHAVILPHPTQEPVPASDALALMNKNMDVLEGAIKEAAQQGAHIIVTPEDGIYGWQFTRESIYPYLEDIPDPAVNWIPCTDPSRFGPAPVQERLSCMARNNSIYVVANIGDKKLCNSSDPSCPRDGRYHYNTDVVFDTQGKLVARYHKYNLFLGENQFNYPKEPEAVTFETPFGKFGIFTCFDILFYEPAVVLVSKMQVDTVLFPTAWMNVLPFLTAIEFHSAWAMGMGVNVLAANTHNTSMEMTGSGIYAPTGARTYSYNMKTEDGHLLIAELDAHPRLSPASPPAVSWNSYALSVERFSQNSHEFTGIIFEDPFTFTELTKPGGNFTVCQKDLCCHLSYKMAEKRDDEVYVLGAFDGLHVFEGQYYLQICTLLKCPSTNLSTCGQPVETAQTKFEMFSLSGTFGTSYIFPEVLYSGVQLAPGEFEVLADGRLINWNTTSKPVLSVTLFGRWYEKDPPSTDQASA, from the exons ATGCTCCCTTCCCAGGCTCTCCTGCCCGCTGTGGTGTTTGCACTCGCAGCCCTTCAGGCCCTTGCCTCTGACACCTTCATGGCAGCCGTCTATGAGCACGCCGTCATCCTGCCACATCCCACCCAGGAGCCCGTCCCTGCCAGCGATGCTTTGGCCCTGATGAACAAAAACATGGATGTCTTGGAAGGGGCCATCAAGGAAGCTGCCCAGCAG GGTGCCCACATCATTGTGACTCCTGAAGATGGCATCTATGGCTGGCAATTCACAAGAGAATCCATCTACCCCTACCTGGAGGATATCCCTGATCCAGCGGTGAATTGGATTCCCTGCACTGACCCCTCAAG ATTTGGTCCAGCACCAGTGCAGGAACGACTCAGCTGCATGGCCAGAAATAACTCCATCTATGTGGTTGCAAATATCGGGGACAAGAAGCTGTGTAACTCCAGTgatcccagctgccccagggacGGTCGGTACCACTACAACACGGATGTCGTCTTTGACACACAGGGGAAACTGGTGGCTCGCTACCATAAG TATAATCTCTTTCTAGGAGAAAATCAGTTTAATTATCCGAAAGAGCCAGAAGCTGTCACCTTTGAGACTCCTTTTGGGAAGTTTGGCATTTTCACTTGCTTTGACATCCTTTTCTATGAGCCTGCCGTGGTCCTGGTGAGCAAGATGCAGGTGGACACTGTGCTCTTCCCAACAGCTTGGATGAACGTCCTGCCCTTTCTGACTGCAATTGAGTTTCACTCTGCCTGGGCTATGGGCATGGGTGTCAATGTCTTAGCTGCCAATACTCACAACACCAGCATGGAAATGACAG GGAGTGGAATTTATGCACCAACTGGAGCCAGAACATACTCCTACAACATGAAAACTGAAGATGGTCACCTCCTCATTGCTGAACTAGATGCACACCCTCGTCTTTCTCCTGCCTCCCCGCCTGCTGTCAGCTGGAACTCATATGCTTTGAGTGTTGAAAGATTCTCACAGAATAGTCATGAATTCACAGGAATCATCTTTGAAGATCCCTTTACTTTCACAGAGCTCACTAAGCCTGGGGGGAATTTCACTGTCTGCCAAAAAGACCTCTGCTGTCACTTGAGCTACAAGATGGCAGAGAAAAGAGACGATGAAGTTTATGTGCTGGGTGCTTTTGATGGCCTTCATGTTTTTGAAGGACAGTACTATCTGCAG ATCTGCACTCTGCTTAAGTGTCCCAGCACAAACCTGAGCACGTGTGGGCAGCCCGTGGAGACGGCTCAGACCAAGTTTGAGATGTTCTCCCTCAGTGGCACGTTTGGCACCAGCTACATCTTCCCAGAAGTGCTGTACAGCGGGGTGCAGCTGGCCCCTGGGGAGTTCGAG GTGCTGGCTGATGGACGTCTGATAAATTGGAATACTACATCGAAGCCAGTTTTGAGTGTAACACTCTTTGGGAGGTGGTATGAAAAGGACCCTCCATCCACAGATCAAGCTTCAGCATGA
- the SLC18B1 gene encoding MFS-type transporter SLC18B1 isoform X1 produces the protein MGSRAEGGEQPPDDGVSEAVGEESRRLTREQLYTIVAAASINFSSMMCYSILGPFFPSEAEKKGASNTIVGLIFGCFALVNFLTSLILGNYLSQIGAKFMFVSGMFVSGCVTILFGMLDKVPSGPMFIGFCFLVRAMDAISFAAAITASFSILAKAFPTNIATVLGSLEIFSGLGLVLGPPLGGFLYQSFGYEVPFITLGCIVLALVPVNMCILPRYDSTPRKESFWKLILLPKVLILCLTIFSLSACLGFFDPTISLFILKKFTLPAGYVGLVFLGLALSYSLSSPLLGLVSDKLPYIRKWLLIFGDLMTAVCLFMLGPAPVLHIESQLWMFVLVLVLIGFSLGMSAIPVFPEILQCAYENGFEEGLSLLGLVSGLFNAMWSLGAFVGPILGGFLNEELGFEWAAAIQGGWPLLSGLATGIFYIIEATRKSSSSSLQNPPGDNEERTRLMGNET, from the exons ATGGGCAGCCGGGCGGAGGGCGGCGAGCAGCCCCCAG ATGATGGCGTGTCAGAAGCAGTTGGTGAGGAATCAAGACGGCTTACCAGAGAACAGCTTTATACAATAGTTGCAGCCGCTTCTATAAATTTCAGTTCAATGATGTGCTACTCAATCCTGGGACCCTTTTTCCCTTCAGAG gcagaaaaaaaaggtgCCAGTAACACAATTGTTGGCCTGATTTTTGGATGTTTTGCTTTGGTCAATTTCTTGACTTCTTTAATATTGGGAAATTAT CTTTCACAAATTGGAGCAAAATTCATGTTTGTGTCAGGGATGTTTGTTTCAGGATGTGTGACCATTCTGTTTGG aatgCTCGACAAGGTGCCAAGTGGACCAATGTTCATTGGTTTCTGCTTTTTAGTAAGAGCAATGGATGCAATAAGCTTTGCAGCAGCAATTACAGCATCGTTCTCAATCCTTGCAAAGGCATTTCCCACTAATATAGCTACTGTCCTG GGCAGCCTTGAGATTTTTTCAGGACTTGGACTGGTGCTGGGCCCACCTTTGGGTGGCTTTTTGTATCAATCATTTGGTTATGAGGTCCCTTTCATCACGCTGGGATGCATAGTGCTGGCTTTGGTGCCTGTGAATATGTGCATATTGCCAAGATATG ATTCAACTCCTAGGAAGGAATCATTTTGGAAGCTCATTCTTCTGCCAAAAGTCCTAATACTCTGTCTCACTATATTTTCTCTAAGTGcatgcttgggtttttttgatccCACAATATCTCTATTTATCTTAAAGAAG TTCACGCTCCCAGCTGGTTATGTGGGCTTGGTGTTCCTTGGTTTGGCACTCTCGTACTCCCTGTCTTCTCCCCTCCTTGGACTCGTAAGCGACAAACTGCCG TACATCAGGAAGTGGCTGCTGATATTTGGAGACTTAATGACAGCAGTGTGCCTTTTCATGCTAGGACCTGCTCCTGTACTGCACATTGAAAG TCAGCTGTGGATGTTTGTGCTAGTGTTGGTTTTGATTGGCTTTTCCCTTGGCATGAGTGCTATCCCAGTGTTTCCAGAGATCCTGCAATGTGCATA TGAGAATGGATTTGAAGAAGGTCTGAGTCTTCTGGGACTGGTGTCTGGGCTCTTCAATGCCATGTGGTCCCTTGG GGCATTTGTAGGTCCAATTCTGGGAGGATTTCTAAATGAAGAACTAGGTTTTGAATGGGCTGCAGCCATCCAAGGAGGATGGCCACTGTTAAGT GGTCTTGCAACTGGAATATTTTATATCATTGAGGCAACAAGGAAAAG TTCCAGTTCCAGCCTGCAAAATCCTCCTGGTGATAATGAAGAAAGGACTCGTCTAATGGGCAATGAAACATAG
- the SLC18B1 gene encoding MFS-type transporter SLC18B1 isoform X3, whose protein sequence is MMCYSILGPFFPSEAEKKGASNTIVGLIFGCFALVNFLTSLILGNYLSQIGAKFMFVSGMFVSGCVTILFGMLDKVPSGPMFIGFCFLVRAMDAISFAAAITASFSILAKAFPTNIATVLGSLEIFSGLGLVLGPPLGGFLYQSFGYEVPFITLGCIVLALVPVNMCILPRYDSTPRKESFWKLILLPKVLILCLTIFSLSACLGFFDPTISLFILKKFTLPAGYVGLVFLGLALSYSLSSPLLGLVSDKLPYIRKWLLIFGDLMTAVCLFMLGPAPVLHIESQLWMFVLVLVLIGFSLGMSAIPVFPEILQCAYENGFEEGLSLLGLVSGLFNAMWSLGAFVGPILGGFLNEELGFEWAAAIQGGWPLLSGLATGIFYIIEATRKSSSSSLQNPPGDNEERTRLMGNET, encoded by the exons ATGATGTGCTACTCAATCCTGGGACCCTTTTTCCCTTCAGAG gcagaaaaaaaaggtgCCAGTAACACAATTGTTGGCCTGATTTTTGGATGTTTTGCTTTGGTCAATTTCTTGACTTCTTTAATATTGGGAAATTAT CTTTCACAAATTGGAGCAAAATTCATGTTTGTGTCAGGGATGTTTGTTTCAGGATGTGTGACCATTCTGTTTGG aatgCTCGACAAGGTGCCAAGTGGACCAATGTTCATTGGTTTCTGCTTTTTAGTAAGAGCAATGGATGCAATAAGCTTTGCAGCAGCAATTACAGCATCGTTCTCAATCCTTGCAAAGGCATTTCCCACTAATATAGCTACTGTCCTG GGCAGCCTTGAGATTTTTTCAGGACTTGGACTGGTGCTGGGCCCACCTTTGGGTGGCTTTTTGTATCAATCATTTGGTTATGAGGTCCCTTTCATCACGCTGGGATGCATAGTGCTGGCTTTGGTGCCTGTGAATATGTGCATATTGCCAAGATATG ATTCAACTCCTAGGAAGGAATCATTTTGGAAGCTCATTCTTCTGCCAAAAGTCCTAATACTCTGTCTCACTATATTTTCTCTAAGTGcatgcttgggtttttttgatccCACAATATCTCTATTTATCTTAAAGAAG TTCACGCTCCCAGCTGGTTATGTGGGCTTGGTGTTCCTTGGTTTGGCACTCTCGTACTCCCTGTCTTCTCCCCTCCTTGGACTCGTAAGCGACAAACTGCCG TACATCAGGAAGTGGCTGCTGATATTTGGAGACTTAATGACAGCAGTGTGCCTTTTCATGCTAGGACCTGCTCCTGTACTGCACATTGAAAG TCAGCTGTGGATGTTTGTGCTAGTGTTGGTTTTGATTGGCTTTTCCCTTGGCATGAGTGCTATCCCAGTGTTTCCAGAGATCCTGCAATGTGCATA TGAGAATGGATTTGAAGAAGGTCTGAGTCTTCTGGGACTGGTGTCTGGGCTCTTCAATGCCATGTGGTCCCTTGG GGCATTTGTAGGTCCAATTCTGGGAGGATTTCTAAATGAAGAACTAGGTTTTGAATGGGCTGCAGCCATCCAAGGAGGATGGCCACTGTTAAGT GGTCTTGCAACTGGAATATTTTATATCATTGAGGCAACAAGGAAAAG TTCCAGTTCCAGCCTGCAAAATCCTCCTGGTGATAATGAAGAAAGGACTCGTCTAATGGGCAATGAAACATAG
- the SLC18B1 gene encoding MFS-type transporter SLC18B1 isoform X2, giving the protein MYRGCPGPDDGVSEAVGEESRRLTREQLYTIVAAASINFSSMMCYSILGPFFPSEAEKKGASNTIVGLIFGCFALVNFLTSLILGNYLSQIGAKFMFVSGMFVSGCVTILFGMLDKVPSGPMFIGFCFLVRAMDAISFAAAITASFSILAKAFPTNIATVLGSLEIFSGLGLVLGPPLGGFLYQSFGYEVPFITLGCIVLALVPVNMCILPRYDSTPRKESFWKLILLPKVLILCLTIFSLSACLGFFDPTISLFILKKFTLPAGYVGLVFLGLALSYSLSSPLLGLVSDKLPYIRKWLLIFGDLMTAVCLFMLGPAPVLHIESQLWMFVLVLVLIGFSLGMSAIPVFPEILQCAYENGFEEGLSLLGLVSGLFNAMWSLGAFVGPILGGFLNEELGFEWAAAIQGGWPLLSGLATGIFYIIEATRKSSSSSLQNPPGDNEERTRLMGNET; this is encoded by the exons ATGTATCGTGGGTGCCCTGGGCCAG ATGATGGCGTGTCAGAAGCAGTTGGTGAGGAATCAAGACGGCTTACCAGAGAACAGCTTTATACAATAGTTGCAGCCGCTTCTATAAATTTCAGTTCAATGATGTGCTACTCAATCCTGGGACCCTTTTTCCCTTCAGAG gcagaaaaaaaaggtgCCAGTAACACAATTGTTGGCCTGATTTTTGGATGTTTTGCTTTGGTCAATTTCTTGACTTCTTTAATATTGGGAAATTAT CTTTCACAAATTGGAGCAAAATTCATGTTTGTGTCAGGGATGTTTGTTTCAGGATGTGTGACCATTCTGTTTGG aatgCTCGACAAGGTGCCAAGTGGACCAATGTTCATTGGTTTCTGCTTTTTAGTAAGAGCAATGGATGCAATAAGCTTTGCAGCAGCAATTACAGCATCGTTCTCAATCCTTGCAAAGGCATTTCCCACTAATATAGCTACTGTCCTG GGCAGCCTTGAGATTTTTTCAGGACTTGGACTGGTGCTGGGCCCACCTTTGGGTGGCTTTTTGTATCAATCATTTGGTTATGAGGTCCCTTTCATCACGCTGGGATGCATAGTGCTGGCTTTGGTGCCTGTGAATATGTGCATATTGCCAAGATATG ATTCAACTCCTAGGAAGGAATCATTTTGGAAGCTCATTCTTCTGCCAAAAGTCCTAATACTCTGTCTCACTATATTTTCTCTAAGTGcatgcttgggtttttttgatccCACAATATCTCTATTTATCTTAAAGAAG TTCACGCTCCCAGCTGGTTATGTGGGCTTGGTGTTCCTTGGTTTGGCACTCTCGTACTCCCTGTCTTCTCCCCTCCTTGGACTCGTAAGCGACAAACTGCCG TACATCAGGAAGTGGCTGCTGATATTTGGAGACTTAATGACAGCAGTGTGCCTTTTCATGCTAGGACCTGCTCCTGTACTGCACATTGAAAG TCAGCTGTGGATGTTTGTGCTAGTGTTGGTTTTGATTGGCTTTTCCCTTGGCATGAGTGCTATCCCAGTGTTTCCAGAGATCCTGCAATGTGCATA TGAGAATGGATTTGAAGAAGGTCTGAGTCTTCTGGGACTGGTGTCTGGGCTCTTCAATGCCATGTGGTCCCTTGG GGCATTTGTAGGTCCAATTCTGGGAGGATTTCTAAATGAAGAACTAGGTTTTGAATGGGCTGCAGCCATCCAAGGAGGATGGCCACTGTTAAGT GGTCTTGCAACTGGAATATTTTATATCATTGAGGCAACAAGGAAAAG TTCCAGTTCCAGCCTGCAAAATCCTCCTGGTGATAATGAAGAAAGGACTCGTCTAATGGGCAATGAAACATAG